The DNA window GGTCTATGTGCCCGTCACCGCCCCGGACGGCAAGCGGCTGGTGTTCGAGGCCTACTATGACGACGACGGAGTCCGGGAAGAGCAGGCCTCGGTCCTGTTCGGCATGGCACCGCCGTTCCTCCTGGCCCTGGGCGTGCTGCAGCTGGCACAGCTTTTCCCGGCTGTACGGCTGGCCCGAAGGATTCAGGCGTACGAGGCGGCACGGAGCCGCCTGCTCCGCCGGGCCATCGAGGCCTCGGAGCTGGAGCGCCAGCGCATTGCCCGGGATCTTCACGATGAAGTGATCCAGGACCTTTCGGGCCTGTCCTACGTGCTGGAATCCGAGGAACGCCACGGCCCCGCGCCGCAGCGTGCGCTCTTCGCCGACGCCCGTAGGATCCTGCAGGACAACGTCCGCAGCCTCCGGGCGATGACCACCGAACTGTATCCGCCGGACCTCAACAGGCTGGGGCTCAGCCGGGCACTGGCGAGGCTGGGCGATCCGCTGGAGGAACGCGGCATCAGCCTCGAACTCGAGCTGCCGCCCAAGTGCGAGCTGGACAGGGACCGTGCCGCCCTGTTCTACCGCGTGGCACGGGAGGCCCTGGCCAATACGGCCAAGCATTCCAAGGCGGCCACAGCCCAGCTCCGGCTCACCCAGGACGGCAACCGCGCCGAAATCCGCATCCACGATGACGGCTGCGGTTTCGACCAGAGCCTCGGGTCGCCGGAAGGCCACTTCGGCCTGCGCATCATGCAGGACACTATCGGCGAGGCCGGCGGTACACTTCAGGTAATGTCCGCTCCCGGGCGAGGGACCACAGTGATCGCCCGATTCGGTGCAGAAATGGATGCTGTCCTGCGGGACGTGCCGCAGCCGGTGCCTTAGCGCCGGCCCATAAGCCGCCGACCTCTCCAATGGCGTGGGGGCCGGCGTAAAACCCGGCGTGGGGGCCGCACAGAAAGAGTTCCCTTGATGACCCCGAACGCATCCGAAGGGCCGGCCGGGCTGCAGCACACGCGGTTCGCGCGCGCTTACGCACGGGCCGTCGTCGGCATGAACCGCCGCGGAGGCACCGAGCACCGGCGCCGGCTGCTGTCCGGCCTGCGCGGGAGCGTCATCGAAATCGGTGCGGGGGAGGGGTCATCGTTCGGGCTGTACCCGGGAACCGTGACCGGCGTCCTGGCCATCGAGCCCAACGACTACCTGAGGACCCTGGCCCGGCGGCGGGCCGAATCGGCTCCCGTGCCTGTTGTCCTGGTGGCCGGAGTGGCGGAGCAGATCCCGGCTCCCGATGCGGGCGCGGATGCCGTGGTCACCAGCCTGGTCCTGTGCAGCGTCGCGGACCAGGCCAGGGTGCTGGCGGAAATCCGCCGGGTGCTGCGTCCGGGCGGAACGCTCGCCTACTACGAGCACGTCCGATCCGGGAACCCGGTCCTGGCCGCGGCCGAGGACCTGCTGACCCCGGCCTGGCAGCGGGTTGCGGGCGGCTGCCACCCCAACCGGGACACGCTGGAAGCTATCACCGCCGCCGGTTTCCGTGTCCTGGACAACGAGCGCTTCGGGTTTGGAGGCCATCCGCTGGCGCCGAGGGTTGCCCACATATTGGGCCACGCGACGAGCCCGGCCCGCTGAGGGCTGTGCGCCGTGAGGGCGGCTGCTCGTTGACGGCGGCCTGGGGCGCCTGCACCGGTTCCTTGGCTGGGCTGTCCAATAGCCGCATTGGCGCTGAGTGACCGTCCGGACCCACCGGTACAGTGACATCATGCCTGCCGCTTCGCCTTCCGGGGCCTCCAAGCTCCCGCAGTCCCAAGCTTCTCCGCTGCTGCCCCTAAGCGCGATGCCGCCGCTTGAGGAACTGCTCGACGGCGCCCGCGTGGTGGCGCTGCCCATGCGGGTGAAGTTCCGCGGCATCCTTGAGCGGGAAACGCTGCTGCTGCGCGGGCCCGTGGGCTGGGGCGAGTTCGGTGCCTTCCCCGAATACGGCGATGCCGAGGCCTCCCGCTGGCTCGCGTCGGCCATCGAAGCGGGCTGGCACGGCTTCCCTGAGCCGCTGCGGGCCAGCATCCCGGTCAATGCCACGGTGCCGGCCGTTCCAGCCGAGCGGGTGCCGGAAATCCTGGCCCGGTTCGGCCGCGTGGACGCGGTCAAGATCAAGGTTGCCGAACCCGGCCAGTCCCTCGACGACGACGCCGCCCGGGTTGCCGCCGTCCGGAACGAGCTGCCGGAGGCTGCCATCCGCGTGGATGCCAACGGGGGCTGGGACGTGCCGGCGGCGGTGGACGCCCTGACCCGGCTCGCCGCCGCCGGGCTGGAATACGCGGAGCAGCCCGTGCCGGACATCGAGGGCCTGGCGGAAGTCCGGCGCCGGCTCCGCGCGGACGGCGTGCCCGTGCTGATCGCCGCCGATGAAAGCGTGCGCAAGGAGGAGGATCCCCTGAAGGTGGCCCGCGCCGGCGCCGCCGACCTGATCGTGGTGAAGGTGGCACCGCTGGGGGGAGTGCGGCGCGCCCTGGAAATCGTGGCGCAGGCAGGGATGCCCGCCGTCGTGAGTTCCGCGCTGGATACCTCGGTGGGGATCCGCGCAGGGCTGGCGCTCGCAGCGGCGCTGCCGGAACTGCCTTACGCCTGCGGACTGGGGACGGTCTCGCTGCTCGCCGCGGACGTCACCACCGATTCACTGGTGGCCGACGACGGCGCCATCCGCCTTCGCGATGTGGCCGCCGACGACGGGCTGCTTGAGCAGTATGCCGCTGCTCCCGAACGGAGGGAATGGTGGCTCGCGCGGCTGGCCCGGGCCTACGCCGAGCTTGCGTGACGCCAGGTCCGGGCGGCATCGTTCGGGCCATTGATGTTCACCAGCGCTTAACCAGAGTGTCCTCTCATCTTTGGTTGACGCTGACAGGGTGGGCGAGACCGCATCTCACCCCTAGGAGGGTAGGCGGGACCGCATCTCACACCTTGGAAGGTCTCTCTCCATGTCTGAAATCCCCGGACGCAAGTTTGCCCTGCTGCCCATGCTTGGCCACACCAAAGGCAAGCGCAGCCCTGTCACGTGCGCCCTCAAGTGCGACAACGCCTGCGCGGGCGACGTCTGCAACACCAGCTCCAACAGCTACTTCCGTGACATCGCCTCCACCACGCTGTCGCGCCGCGCCGCCCTGGGCCTGTCTCTTATACACATCTAGATGTGTATAAGAGACAGCCGCCGGCGCGCTCGCCGTCGTACTCGGCGGTGCGCTCAACTCCTCCGAAACCGCAGTGGCCGACGCCGGGTGTCTCTTATACACATCTAGATGTGTATAAGAGACAGGGGATACGGTGCAGGCGCCTCGAAGCTGCAGTTCACGGCCATCCCGTCCGTCGCATCCGACGTCGACGCCGTGACCGTGCCGGCCGGCTTCACCTGGCAGCCCGTCATCCGCTGGGGCGACCCCATCTTCAACGACGCCCCGGCGTTCGACCTCGCGCACCAGACGGCCGCGGCCCAGGAGCGCCAGTTCGGCTACAACAACGACTACTCGGACATCCTCGAGATCCCGGGCAGCAGGGGACGCCGTGCGGTCCTGTTCGCAAACCACGAGTACACCAACGAGAACATCATGTTCCCGGCCACCATGCCGGCCGCCGAGATGCGTGCCGTCGGTGCCGCAGCCCACGGCCTCACGGTTGTGGAGCTGGAGCGCAAGAACAAGAGCACGCCGTGGAGCCACGTCAAGGGCGCCCGCCTCAACCGCCGCTACCTGAACAGCACCCGCTACGAGCTGACCGGCCCCGTGACGGGTTCCCCGCTGGTCAAGACCGCGGCCGATCCCGCAGGCCGCTGGATCAAGGGCACGCTCGGCAACTGCTCCGGCGGCACCACCCCCTGGGGCACCATCCTCTCCGGCGAAGAAAACTTCAACGGCTACTTCGTGGCCCCGGGCACGTCCGCCTCGGACAAGCGCTACGGTCTCACCAACAAGCCCACGGCCCGCCAGTGGGAACTGGACGACCCGCGCTTCAACGCCAACAACCCCGGCTATGAGAACGAAACCAACCGCTTCGGCTGGATCGTGGAAGTCGACCCGTTCGATCCCACGTCCACGCCGAAGAAGCACTCCTCCCTGGGCCGATTCAAGCACGAGGGCGCCAACGTGATCCTGGCGAAGTCCGGGCACGTGGTGGCCTACATGGGCGACGACGAGCGCTTCGACTACCTCTACAAGTTCGTCTCCAAGGCCAAGTACCGCGAGGGCGACCGCAAGCACAACATGACGCTCCTCGCCGAGGGTGACC is part of the Arthrobacter sp. KBS0703 genome and encodes:
- a CDS encoding o-succinylbenzoate synthase — translated: MPPLEELLDGARVVALPMRVKFRGILERETLLLRGPVGWGEFGAFPEYGDAEASRWLASAIEAGWHGFPEPLRASIPVNATVPAVPAERVPEILARFGRVDAVKIKVAEPGQSLDDDAARVAAVRNELPEAAIRVDANGGWDVPAAVDALTRLAAAGLEYAEQPVPDIEGLAEVRRRLRADGVPVLIAADESVRKEEDPLKVARAGAADLIVVKVAPLGGVRRALEIVAQAGMPAVVSSALDTSVGIRAGLALAAALPELPYACGLGTVSLLAADVTTDSLVADDGAIRLRDVAADDGLLEQYAAAPERREWWLARLARAYAELA
- a CDS encoding class I SAM-dependent methyltransferase; translation: MTPNASEGPAGLQHTRFARAYARAVVGMNRRGGTEHRRRLLSGLRGSVIEIGAGEGSSFGLYPGTVTGVLAIEPNDYLRTLARRRAESAPVPVVLVAGVAEQIPAPDAGADAVVTSLVLCSVADQARVLAEIRRVLRPGGTLAYYEHVRSGNPVLAAAEDLLTPAWQRVAGGCHPNRDTLEAITAAGFRVLDNERFGFGGHPLAPRVAHILGHATSPAR
- a CDS encoding sensor histidine kinase, giving the protein MARPSLRRPALFHPFESPASENSEVFKAVRRFLLMGLVALVIVTTPVAFWIWSEAESHALQNSKDATDHLANNVVGPLLDEEVLSGNPTAVERLDERLRPWMGETSVFEIRLWDKDGRIVYSDDPKLIGKKFELPHEATEVLAGGHVPANLEVQKDEVNTPDAAQQELVEVYVPVTAPDGKRLVFEAYYDDDGVREEQASVLFGMAPPFLLALGVLQLAQLFPAVRLARRIQAYEAARSRLLRRAIEASELERQRIARDLHDEVIQDLSGLSYVLESEERHGPAPQRALFADARRILQDNVRSLRAMTTELYPPDLNRLGLSRALARLGDPLEERGISLELELPPKCELDRDRAALFYRVAREALANTAKHSKAATAQLRLTQDGNRAEIRIHDDGCGFDQSLGSPEGHFGLRIMQDTIGEAGGTLQVMSAPGRGTTVIARFGAEMDAVLRDVPQPVP